The proteins below come from a single Acidobacteriota bacterium genomic window:
- a CDS encoding SRPBCC family protein, which translates to MRAAILHRCLCPTDDQGRRRYKAHAMTPIQFVCEALVPQSPLEIAEQMLDLSRWPEFTGYGPLPGIRTAEFEERTPNVRGTRIRVTSADESRYIETISEWNPPSRIQLEFSDFQPPLARLTTRFVETWEFTEGPDGTRVRRRFDLYPRSAWARFPLWLISRLLRGATQRHLQLIQAAGHQR; encoded by the coding sequence ATGCGGGCCGCGATTCTACATCGCTGCCTCTGCCCGACAGATGACCAGGGAAGAAGAAGGTACAAAGCTCACGCCATGACACCGATTCAGTTTGTCTGTGAGGCGCTCGTTCCTCAGTCACCACTGGAGATCGCCGAGCAGATGCTCGACCTGAGCCGATGGCCGGAGTTCACCGGCTACGGTCCGTTGCCGGGCATCCGAACGGCGGAGTTCGAGGAACGGACTCCGAACGTCCGCGGCACCCGCATCCGCGTCACCAGCGCCGACGAGTCGCGGTACATCGAGACGATCAGCGAATGGAACCCGCCCTCCCGGATTCAACTGGAATTCAGCGACTTCCAGCCACCGCTGGCACGTCTGACGACTCGCTTCGTGGAAACCTGGGAGTTCACCGAAGGGCCGGATGGTACCCGGGTGCGACGCCGGTTCGACCTGTATCCCCGTTCGGCATGGGCCCGGTTCCCGCTCTGGCTGATCTCCCGCCTGCTGCGCGGAGCAACGCAGCGGCACCTCCAACTGATTCAGGCAGCGGGCCACCAGAGGTGA
- a CDS encoding nuclear transport factor 2 family protein gives MAQGHGNGSTRDAVNRFNAAINRHDVAAVGALLTEDTVFENTGPAPDGTRIEGKAAVVTFWTTWFVNNADATFDAEEVIVAGDRCTVRWIHRKMSDGKPWHLRGVDVFTVRDGKIAAKLAYVKG, from the coding sequence ATGGCGCAGGGGCACGGCAACGGTTCGACGCGCGACGCGGTCAACCGCTTCAACGCCGCCATCAATCGCCACGACGTGGCCGCGGTCGGCGCGCTGCTGACCGAGGACACGGTGTTCGAGAACACTGGACCGGCGCCCGACGGCACGCGCATCGAGGGCAAAGCCGCGGTCGTGACGTTCTGGACCACGTGGTTCGTCAACAACGCCGATGCCACGTTCGACGCCGAAGAAGTCATCGTCGCCGGCGACCGCTGCACGGTGCGCTGGATCCATCGCAAGATGAGTGACGGCAAGCCGTGGCATCTTCGCGGCGTCGACGTCTTCACGGTTCGCGATGGCAAGATCGCGGCCAAGCTCGCCTACGTCAAGGGGTGA
- a CDS encoding ATP-binding protein: MYARRLTLPSRSFLLLGPRGVGKTTWLRQVLPDARWYNLLLDRELLRLMRDPEVFRREIDALPSGSWVVVDEVQKLPALLNDVHDALASSPRRWRFALTGSSARRLRRGDVNLLAGRVISREMFPLTVAELSGMPPADDLLRFGTLPLVRGERSVAGRVDLLEAYVSTYLAQEIRAEALVRSLESFTRFLEVAALANGQVTNVASLARDAAVARPTVQGYFDVLTDTLVGAWLPAWRPRAKVKEVTHPKFYLFDCGVVRALAQRLREPLDGAERGTLLETLVFQELRAHMAYTGCGGTLSYYRTPSGTEVDFVWSRGRTSIGIEVKASRQWRSEFGRPLRELHDGGMLGACHAVYLGETPQQDGPVRVSPLATFLQRLADGAVLPGSRSRIARR; the protein is encoded by the coding sequence TACAACCTGCTGCTCGACCGCGAACTGCTGCGCCTGATGCGTGATCCGGAGGTGTTCCGCCGCGAGATCGATGCGCTGCCGTCCGGCTCCTGGGTCGTGGTGGACGAAGTGCAGAAACTGCCGGCGCTGCTCAACGACGTGCACGACGCGCTGGCGTCATCGCCGCGGCGCTGGCGCTTTGCGCTGACGGGTTCCTCCGCGCGGCGCCTGCGGCGCGGTGACGTCAATCTGCTCGCCGGGCGAGTAATCAGTCGCGAGATGTTTCCGCTGACCGTCGCGGAATTGTCCGGCATGCCGCCAGCGGACGATTTGCTGCGATTCGGCACGTTGCCGTTGGTGCGCGGCGAACGCTCCGTGGCGGGTCGCGTCGATCTGCTTGAAGCCTACGTGAGCACCTATCTTGCGCAGGAGATTCGCGCCGAGGCGCTGGTGCGGAGCCTGGAGTCGTTCACACGGTTCCTGGAGGTCGCGGCGCTCGCCAATGGCCAGGTGACCAACGTGGCCTCGCTGGCGCGCGATGCCGCGGTCGCACGGCCAACCGTGCAGGGGTACTTCGACGTGCTGACCGACACCCTGGTCGGTGCGTGGCTACCGGCCTGGCGTCCGCGCGCCAAGGTCAAGGAAGTGACGCATCCCAAATTCTATCTGTTCGATTGCGGCGTGGTGCGTGCGCTGGCGCAGCGTCTGCGCGAGCCGCTGGACGGTGCCGAGCGCGGCACGTTGCTCGAGACGCTGGTGTTCCAGGAACTGCGCGCGCACATGGCGTATACGGGTTGCGGAGGCACGCTGTCGTACTACCGCACGCCATCCGGAACGGAAGTCGACTTCGTCTGGAGCCGGGGCAGGACCAGCATCGGCATCGAAGTGAAGGCCAGCCGGCAATGGCGGTCAGAGTTCGGTCGGCCACTGCGGGAGTTGCACGATGGCGGGATGCTCGGCGCGTGCCACGCGGTGTACCTGGGCGAGACGCCCCAGCAGGATGGGCCGGTCCGTGTATCGCCGCTGGCGACATTTCTGCAGCGCCTGGCCGACGGCGCGGTGTTGCCCGGGAGCCGGAGCCGCATCGCACGCCGGTAA